From Plasmodium yoelii strain 17X genome assembly, chromosome: 11, a single genomic window includes:
- a CDS encoding sphingomyelin synthase 1, putative, translating into MKDLKVIHSSNTNYIQNEEEKKRIANAYLQVSTHGTALDIENEGERIETQNVLNKKNLYNIFYIRILYAIIFFIVGVFIQCYFIILSDGYYNTGDTPLKDRLHELFEKPSFMSQEFVNTCILSLMGISFLRFGLFSPALLAITMFIRIAIILGSIYSIRSIFIYVTTIPCPVYTCQPLVNNGFLQNLYSIYLIVFAKVYECTDLIISGHTCFTTLFVFTWLYYEKNLFIKLIILLYSIYLYLLIIISRFHYTVDVLLGIFFGSTIFIFYHWLLDVAAKRYVLNKSFCCKRPGFKGSFSDRSVVLNCLIRIIAYMEGLDHRLNIAMYYDKELSAFCPCKPVNSQGLIIQNNSSDLENYTFSEHFYHSYAGNGSFDLSTMKYFIRKFKLFTGIIKED; encoded by the exons atgaaaGATTTAAAAGTTATACATTCTTctaatacaaattatattcaaaatgaagaagaaaaaaagagGATTGCCAATGCATACTTGCAAGTATCAACTCATGGCACGGCCTTAGATATAG aaaatgaaggGGAACGAATAGAAACACAAAATGtgctaaataaaaaaaatctatataatatattttatatccgAATACTATATgccataattttttttatagtgGGCGTATTTATACAAtgctattttataattttgagtGATGGTTACTATAATACAGGAGATACACCTTTGAAAGATAGATTACATGAATTATTCGAAAAGCCATCTTTTATGAGTCAAGAATTTGTTAATACATGTATCCTTTCTTTAATGGGGATATCTTTTTTAAGGTTTGGGTTATTTTCTCCTGCACTATTAGCAATAACTATGTTTATTAGAATAGCAATTATATTAGGATCTATTTATTCTATAAGATcgatatttatttatgttacTACCATACCATGCCCAGTATATACTTGTCAACCTCTTGTAAATAATGGCTTTCTTCAAAATTTATACTCAATATATTTGATTGTCTTTGCCAAAGTATATGAATGTACTGATTTAATCATATCGGGTCATACTTGTTTTACTACTTTATTTGTTTTCACATGGCTATATTATGAAAAGAATTTGTTCATAAagttaattatattattatattccatatatttatatttgctcATTATAATATCAAGATTCCATTATACGGTTGATGTATTACTCGGAATTTTTTTTGGGTcgactatttttattttctatcaTTGGCTCCTGGATGTTGCTGCAAAGCGATATGTACTAAATAAATCATTCTGCTGCAAG cGTCCCGGGTTTAAAGGATCTTTTTCTGATAGGAGTGTTGTACTTAATTGTCTTATTCGAATAATAGCATATATGGAAGGATTAGATCATCGGCTTAATATAGCAATGTATTATGACAAGGAATTA AGCGCTTTTTGTCCTTGTAAACCCGTAAATTCCCAAGGGCTCATAATTCAAAATAATTCTAGTGATTTGGAAAATTATACTTTTAGTGAGCATTTTTATCATTCTTATGCGGGAAATGGCTCTTTTGATCTGTCAacaatgaaatattttataagaaaaTTTAAACTCTTCACTGGGATAATAAAAGAAGATTAA
- a CDS encoding sphingomyelin synthase 2, putative, with the protein METPQFNKEDDRPKSENDKNSNYIINENSQINKDIELNEMSIKKDEDINNSNCLTEWKLFKILFIKLMISFGFFIISLFIQSFLMIYSDSYYKKDTTPLSDRVHELVGHPPKWVSYNLSNILVGLLSITFIQLILFNSIYLSIAIICRFLYMHGFFYILRGILIYITSLPATLKTCIPLERGNIGFNLLQVLKLNFNLLYVCSDLIVSGHSFTATIFLLFIFCYMDNVVLKIITGLLSCCIYSVLIVGFIHYTSDVLLGILFGFFIFGLYHIALDLSSLHYIISTLYDVRSISNNKKNNNFEAKPFFLRFFLLRILLGIIPQLEGLHHTLDYAMNQNSDKSGFCSCGHNSNTHNKPIDDLFKKPQIKEKLLFGYSNHLYHAYAGDGKHNFLLFKFFGPHPKE; encoded by the coding sequence ATGGAAACTCCCCAATTTAATAAAGAAGATGATCGGCCAAAAAgcgaaaatgataaaaacagtaattatataataaatgaaaatagtcaaataaataaagatatagaattaaatgaaatgtctataaaaaaagatgaagatATCAATAATTCAAACTGTTTAACAGAATGGAAGTTATTTaagatattatttataaaattaatgattTCTTTTggttttttcataatttcaTTGTTTATACAAAGTTTCCTTATGATATATAGTGATTCCtattataaaaaagataCAACACCTTTAAGTGATCGAGTACATGAATTAGTTGGACATCCCCCTAAATGGgtttcttataatttgtCAAATATTTTAGTGGGTTTATTATCGATTACATTTATTCAAttgattttatttaatagtatatatttatctataGCTATTATTTGTcgttttttatatatgcatggatttttttatattttaagaggaatacttatatatattacttcATTGCCTGCTACATTAAAAACATGTATACCATTAGAGAGAGGAAATATAGGCTTTAACCTACTACAAGTTTTGAAACTTAATTTTAACCTGTTATATGTATGCTCAGATTTAATTGTATCTGGACATTCTTTTACAgcaacaatatttttattatttatattttgttatatggACAATGTTgtgttaaaaataataacaggTTTATTATCTTGTTGTATATATTCAGTTTTGATTGTTGGTTTTATACATTATACATCAGATGTACTATTAGGAATTTTATTtggtttttttatttttgggTTATACCACATAGCACTTGATTTATCATCCttacattatataatttCCACATTATATGATGTTAGAAGtatatcaaataataaaaaaaataataattttgaagccaagccattttttttaagattttttttattaagaaTTTTATTGGGTATTATTCCACAGTTAGAAGGGTTACATCATACATTAGATTATGCAATGAATCAAAATAGCGATAAATCAGGGTTTTGTAGTTGTGGACATAATTCGAATACACATAATAAACCTATAGatgatttatttaaaaagcCTCAGATAAAAGAAAAACTACTTTTTGGATATTCGAATCATTTATATCATGCATATGCTGGAGATGGcaaacataattttttattatttaagttTTTTGGCCCCCATCCCAAGGAATAA